Proteins encoded within one genomic window of Megalopta genalis isolate 19385.01 chromosome 10, iyMegGena1_principal, whole genome shotgun sequence:
- the LOC117220018 gene encoding glyoxalase domain-containing protein 4 — MVIGRALHFVFKIPNRKLTTKFYREILGMKVLRHEEFADGCDAACNGPYANRWSKTMIGYGPEDTHFVIELTYNYGIKEYERGNDFQGITIKSKEAIERARSSGWPISEENGKFILEAPGGYKYYLINESQPKDKDPVEKVTLSSFDLQKTIAYWKDILKLKVFNETDKSILLGYTDDQAKLEFQDIGTKVDHAKAYGRIAFSVPHGEQPEIQKRIKDHGNVILTDLITLDTPGKASVRVIILADPDGHEICFVDDEGFRQLSVPDYPSEQILDRYIAREE, encoded by the exons ATGGTCATCGGGCGAGCTTTGCATTTTGTGTTTAAAATACCGAATCGGAAGTTGACAACAAAATTCTATAGAGAAATTCTTGGGATGAAG gTATTACGCCACGAAGAATTTGCCGATGGTTGTGATGCCGCTTGCAACGG ACCATATGCAAATCGGTGGAGCAAAACGATGATAGGATATGGTCCAGAGGATACTCATTTCGTGATAGAGTTGACTTACAATTACGGAATTAAGGAATATGAACGTGGTAATGATTTTCAGGGTATAACAATTAAATCCAAAGAAGCTATTGAAAGAGCACGTTCAAGTGGTTGGCCTATAAGTgaagaaaatggaaaatttatTCTTGAAGCACCAGGTGGATACAAGTATTATCTAATTAATGAGTCTCAGCCTAAGGATAAAG ATCCAGTTGAGAAGGTAACTTTGTCTAGTTTTGATCTTCAAAAAACCATCGCATACTGGAAAGATATACTGAAATTGAAAGTATTTAATGAAACAGACAAAAGCATATTGTTGGGCTACACTGATGATCAGGCTAAACTTGAATTCCAAGATATTG GAACCAAAGTTGATCATGCTAAAGCTTATGGGCGTATAGCGTTCTCTGTTCCTCATGGTGAGCAGCCAGAAATTCAAAAGAGAATCAAGGATCATGGAAATGTAATATTGACAGACTTAATCACACTAGATACACCAGGAAAGGCTTCTGTAAGGGTCATCATCCTCGCCGATCCA GATGGTCATGAGATTTGTTTTGTGGATGATGAAGGATTCCGTCAGTTATCAGTTCCAGACTATCCCAGTGAACAAATTTTGGACAGATATATCGCCAGAGAGGAATAA
- the LOC117220007 gene encoding uncharacterized protein LOC117220007: MRYKTLLFLFLALCAIGIIDAKKINSSRSRSSSRSRSSSSRGSNSHGSSSSRGGSHGSSSSGGSYSSSSRGGSHDSNSHGSTDSHSSSGNGQRHQTTNVNTNFLNAEGGGATRPETSHPSSTRPQTGQIVHHDKLGTITESKQSAPPYAPSAGITTVPKQGSNQPNSPSQPHPLGNHHRHNSAQTHTVNSSQPNSNQPNRPSQTSLPWSHPSSTSNHPASQGLPPPPIGFKNHVYPSYSPPIHQQNSMPMGNPYALHYSGNVQTTGPIYNPQPQMFAQPAMQPFVPGQTVLIMQPDHGSGRNIGDMVKEALIYSTINAGINRLINPVHTRVESKPDSPPTTTTHITYNNYYTDSTVPQGTVNGGIGTVPAGNIPTGNIATGNMANGNGVAPTMQSTPTTKNQTNLSAGSNLNNNALYKISDNEIFKITEDMFAMSNDISKYIKLNLQKQSTSTNVTDEAKQPLFQVDPAVLAYPSIYVTHTLYDNYEHDFQQKINRTQGIREHENLLIDTYLNTNVMAMAMQWLGDRGFIDPDDFERKDVLRRIWFTTFSGSTCGFERVFESENYGTAIIGVQDWLYFANRESSMRINYMGYMNQLKLGNNASLLKLNFEMDGIVRPNATIFVGTTPELEMALYTICFYVRSNDLCPISLGGTRFDIYTHSFLYFGNLVLDLGIPVFKIE; encoded by the exons ATGAGATATAAAacgttattatttctttttctcgcACTTTGTGCCATTG GTATTATCGATGCAAAAAAGATCAATTCGAGTAGATCTCGTAGTTCCAGTAGATCTCGTAGTTCCAGTTCTCGCGGATCCAATTCACATGGTTCCTCGAGTTCTCGTGGTGGTTCCCATGGTAGCAGTTCTAGTGGTGGTTCCTATAGTAGCAGTTCTCGTGGTGGTTCCCATGATAGCAATTCTCATGGTTCCACTGATTCTCATAGTTCCAGTG GCAATGGCCAACGTCATCAAACCACGAACGTTAATACAAATTTCCTGAATGCCGAAGGTGGAGGAGCTACACGGCCAG AAACATCACATCCATCGTCGACACGTCCACAAACAGGTCAAATTGTTCATCATGATAAATTAGGAACTATAACAGAATCGAAACAAAGTGCGCCTCCTTACGCACCGTCTGCAGGAATAACCACAGTTCCCAAACAAG GTTCCAACCAACCAAATAGTCCAAGTCAACCGCATCCTCTAGGCAACCATCATCGACATAATTCGGCTCAAACACATACAGTGAACAGTTCTCAGCCCAATTCCAATCAACCAAATAGGCCGAGCCAAACGAGTCTTCCATGGAGTCATCCTTCTTCAACTTCTAATCACCCAGCGTCACAGGGTCTTCCACCTCCTCCAATCGGGTTTAAAAATCACGTGTATCCATCTTATTCTCCTCCGATTCATCAGCAAAATTCGATGCCAATGGGAAATCCGTACGCTCTACATTATTCGGGAAACGTCCAGACTACCGGACCAATTTACAATCCACAACCCCAAATGTTTGCACAACCTGCGATGCAGCCATTTGTTCCTGGTCAAACAGTGTTAATCATGCAACCAGATCATGGCAGTGGTCGAAATATAGGAGACATGGTTAAAGAAGCGCTTATATATTCTACAATCAACGCGGGAATAAATAGGCTGATCAATCCTGTTCATACTCGTGTGGAAAGCAAACCGGACAGTCCTCCAACGACTACAACTCACATTACATACAACAATTACTATACAGATAGTACTGTTCCACAAGGAACCGTTAACGGCGGTATTGGTACGGTTCCTGCTGGAAATATTCCAACTGGAAACATTGCAACTGGAAACATGGCAAATGGAAACGGAGTTGCACCGACAATGCAATCTACTCCAACAACAAAGAATCAAACTAATTTATCTGCTGGTTCCAACCTCAACAACAATGCACTCTACAAGATTTCTGATAATGAAATCTTCAAAATAACGGAAGACATGTTCGCGATGTCAAACGACATAtctaaatacataaaattaaatttgCAGAAACAGTCTACATCGACCAACGTGACGGATGAAGCTAAACAGCC CTTGTTCCAGGTAGACCCAGCGGTGTTGGCATATCCTTCGATTTACGTAACGCATACTTTGTATGATAATTACGAACACGACTTTCAACAAAAGATAAATCGCACTCAAGGAATAAGAGAACATGAGAACCTTTTGATAGACACATACTTGAATACGAACGTGATGGCGATGGCTATGCAATGGCTAGGGGATCGTGGATTCATCGATCCCGACGACTTTGAAAGAAAAGACGTGCTTCGACGTATCTGGTTTACGACCTTCAGCGGAAGCACATGCGGATTCGAACGCGTATTCGAGTCAGAAAATTATGGCACTGCGATCATTGGCGTTCAAGATTGGCTGTATTTTGCGAATCGAGAATCCTCGATGCGTATAAATTACATGGGCTACATGAATCAATTGAAACTTGGAAAT AATGCTTCTTTATTGAAACTGAACTTCGAAATGGACGGAATCGTCAGACCAAACGCGACAATATTCGTGGGTACTACACCTGAACTGGAAATGGCGTTGTACACGATATGTTTCTACGTGAGATCTAACGATCTATGCCCGATTTCGCTCGGTGGGACAAGATTCGACATTTACACCCATTCGTTTTTGTATTTTGGAAACTTAGTTCT